In Jejubacter calystegiae, the following are encoded in one genomic region:
- a CDS encoding FGGY-family carbohydrate kinase, whose product MKDEFVMGIDNGGTVTKAAIYDSSGRAVAMASKSTVMLTPGEFHTERDIHELWAANVGVIKQAIESAGIDAAQIKGVAVTGHGNGLYLVDGDGNPVRNGIISTDSRAKAWVARWQSDPGFVSEILPKTMQSIWAGQPVALLAWLKDNEPQALQNTRHIFMVKDLIRFYLTGEAFLELTDISGTNLINVRDCCYDDALLEWWGLADIRSKLPPFRMSTECCGYITQEVAALTGLCAGTPVSGGVFDISASSVASGINDLNKMAIITGTWSINEYVTDQPVIDEALFMTSVYPIAGKWLITEASPTSASNLEWFINNFMESDKKDAAAHGRSVYELCNSLVASTTPEESHLLFFPFVFGSNAIPDASAGFIGVNSFHKKAHFLRAIYEGVAFSHLYHTERLRNLNPSLSRTIRIAGGVTNSPVWLQLFADIFQSTLEIVDVKEHGTLGTAMTAAVMVGWYDDVFAASNAMVHVSRTVTPNPENRQVYQDKYQLYKHLLSEMQSPWRSCSNYVTH is encoded by the coding sequence ATGAAAGATGAATTCGTAATGGGCATCGATAATGGCGGCACCGTCACCAAAGCGGCCATTTACGATAGCAGTGGGCGCGCGGTTGCGATGGCCTCCAAATCGACCGTCATGCTGACACCCGGGGAGTTTCACACCGAGCGCGACATTCACGAACTCTGGGCCGCGAATGTCGGAGTCATTAAACAGGCCATTGAAAGCGCGGGAATCGATGCGGCGCAGATCAAAGGCGTGGCAGTGACCGGTCACGGCAATGGCCTTTATCTGGTTGACGGAGATGGGAACCCCGTCAGAAACGGCATTATTTCTACCGATAGCCGGGCTAAGGCCTGGGTGGCACGCTGGCAGAGCGATCCCGGTTTTGTCAGTGAGATATTACCCAAAACCATGCAGTCGATCTGGGCCGGCCAGCCGGTGGCTCTGCTGGCGTGGCTGAAGGATAACGAACCGCAAGCGCTGCAAAATACCCGCCATATTTTTATGGTGAAAGACCTGATTCGCTTTTATCTGACCGGTGAAGCTTTTCTGGAGCTGACCGATATTTCCGGCACTAACCTGATTAACGTACGCGACTGCTGTTACGATGATGCGCTTCTGGAATGGTGGGGGCTGGCCGATATCAGAAGCAAGCTGCCGCCGTTCCGAATGTCGACAGAATGCTGCGGTTATATAACGCAAGAGGTGGCGGCGCTCACGGGGCTGTGTGCGGGAACGCCGGTGTCCGGCGGCGTGTTTGATATTTCAGCTTCATCCGTCGCGTCGGGCATCAATGATCTGAATAAGATGGCGATCATCACCGGCACCTGGAGCATTAACGAGTACGTGACCGACCAGCCGGTGATCGACGAAGCGTTGTTTATGACGTCAGTTTATCCCATTGCCGGAAAATGGCTGATTACCGAAGCCAGCCCTACGTCAGCCAGCAATCTCGAATGGTTTATCAATAACTTCATGGAGAGCGATAAAAAGGATGCTGCCGCCCACGGGCGTTCAGTCTACGAGCTCTGCAATTCGCTGGTGGCCTCAACCACGCCGGAAGAAAGCCATCTGCTGTTTTTCCCGTTCGTCTTTGGCTCCAATGCGATTCCGGATGCGTCGGCGGGCTTTATCGGCGTCAATAGCTTCCATAAGAAAGCCCATTTTCTGCGGGCGATTTATGAAGGCGTGGCGTTTAGTCATCTGTACCACACGGAGCGTCTGCGCAACCTCAATCCTTCCCTGAGTCGGACTATCCGGATTGCCGGTGGTGTGACCAATTCGCCCGTCTGGCTGCAGCTGTTCGCCGATATCTTTCAGTCCACACTGGAAATTGTGGATGTGAAGGAACACGGCACGCTGGGAACCGCCATGACTGCCGCCGTAATGGTGGGCTGGTATGACGACGTGTTCGCCGCGTCGAATGCGATGGTGCACGTTTCCCGAACCGTTACGCCGAACCCGGAAAACCGTCAGGTCTACCAGGACAAATATCAGCTTTATAAGCATCTGTTATCCGAAATGCAGTCTCCGTGGAGATCCTGCAGTAACTATGTCACGCACTAA
- a CDS encoding formate--tetrahydrofolate ligase, producing the protein MKSDIQIAHEASLMPIQTIAEKLHIDKDDIELFGKYKAKFSNSLWPKIAENKNGKLILVTAINPTPAGEGKTTVTAGLGQALNVIGKNAIVALREPSLGPCFGMKGGAAGGGYAQVVPMEDLNLHFTGDFHAITSANNLLAAMLDNHIFQGNVLNIDPRRIAFKRCMDMNDRTLRHMVVGLGGLKDGVPREEGFVITVASEVMAILCLARDINDLKQRLSRIIVARTRDGRPVTAGDLNAVGAMASLLKDAIKPNLIQTLENTPAIIHGGPFANIAHGCNSVRATLHALKLADIVVTEAGFGADLGAEKFFDIKCRMSGLRPDCAVLVATTKALKYNGGVGKNEWQSENIEALKKGVVNLGKHIENLKKYGLPIVVALNAYTSDSPKEHEFIRQYCLDMGCRFALTNVWEQGGKGGVELANQVVDALDDDSAQFRLLYPDQMPLKEKIETIAKEIYGAEGVTYSEGARSMLENIEDMGFGHFPVCMAKTQYSLSDVPTLLGRPTGFTINVREIYVSAGAGFVVALTGSILTMPGLPKIPAANVIDVNENGEISGLF; encoded by the coding sequence ATGAAATCGGACATCCAGATTGCTCATGAAGCCAGCCTTATGCCAATTCAAACTATTGCTGAAAAACTACATATCGATAAAGATGATATCGAACTTTTTGGTAAGTATAAGGCAAAGTTCAGTAATAGTCTGTGGCCAAAAATAGCTGAAAATAAAAATGGCAAATTGATTTTGGTGACTGCTATCAATCCAACACCTGCAGGAGAAGGCAAAACGACGGTAACGGCGGGTTTAGGGCAGGCCCTCAATGTCATTGGGAAAAATGCCATTGTGGCTCTGCGCGAACCTTCTCTTGGGCCCTGTTTCGGTATGAAAGGCGGGGCAGCTGGAGGCGGTTATGCACAGGTAGTGCCGATGGAAGATCTCAACCTTCATTTTACGGGTGACTTTCATGCGATTACATCGGCAAATAATTTGCTGGCTGCCATGCTCGATAACCATATCTTTCAGGGAAACGTATTAAATATCGATCCCAGGAGAATCGCATTTAAGCGCTGTATGGATATGAACGATCGCACGTTGCGTCATATGGTGGTCGGGTTAGGGGGACTAAAAGATGGTGTGCCCCGGGAGGAGGGATTTGTCATTACCGTTGCCTCTGAAGTCATGGCTATTCTTTGTCTGGCCCGGGATATTAACGATCTCAAGCAGCGGCTATCCCGTATCATCGTTGCCAGAACCCGTGACGGGAGGCCCGTTACTGCTGGCGATCTGAATGCTGTTGGCGCTATGGCAAGCTTGCTAAAAGATGCCATTAAACCCAACTTGATTCAGACCCTGGAAAATACGCCAGCTATTATTCACGGCGGACCTTTTGCGAATATAGCTCATGGATGCAATAGCGTAAGAGCGACGTTGCACGCCCTGAAACTGGCCGATATTGTCGTTACTGAAGCAGGATTCGGTGCCGATCTGGGCGCCGAGAAATTTTTTGATATTAAATGCCGTATGAGCGGTTTGCGTCCTGATTGCGCCGTGCTGGTGGCGACGACAAAGGCATTAAAATATAACGGTGGAGTAGGGAAAAATGAGTGGCAGAGCGAAAATATTGAAGCCCTGAAAAAGGGAGTTGTTAATCTTGGTAAGCATATTGAGAATCTAAAAAAATATGGCCTACCCATTGTTGTGGCGCTCAATGCTTATACCTCAGATTCACCCAAAGAACATGAATTCATTCGTCAGTATTGTCTGGACATGGGGTGTCGTTTCGCTCTGACTAACGTCTGGGAACAAGGCGGGAAAGGGGGAGTGGAACTGGCGAATCAGGTGGTTGATGCGTTAGATGATGACTCTGCGCAGTTCCGGTTGCTCTATCCGGATCAGATGCCCTTGAAGGAGAAGATTGAAACCATCGCGAAAGAAATTTATGGCGCCGAAGGCGTGACGTACAGCGAAGGTGCTCGCAGCATGTTGGAAAATATAGAAGATATGGGCTTTGGTCATTTTCCAGTATGCATGGCTAAAACCCAGTATTCGCTCTCTGATGTGCCGACGTTACTTGGTCGGCCGACCGGGTTTACGATCAACGTGCGTGAAATCTATGTTTCAGCGGGTGCCGGGTTTGTCGTCGCGCTGACAGGCTCCATTTTGACGATGCCTGGCCTGCCTAAAATACCGGCGGCGAATGTGATAGATGTCAATGAGAACGGCGAGATTAGTGGCCTTTTTTAA
- the folD gene encoding bifunctional methylenetetrahydrofolate dehydrogenase/methenyltetrahydrofolate cyclohydrolase FolD: MELINGKAIAAEIKEELRAQLISNSYKVTLAVILIGNDPASAIYVKNKHQSCEETGIRSLVLSFPESLTQAALLEQIDMLNQRDDVDGILVQLPLPEAIDQQAVIQAIRPDKDVDGFHPQNIGALSTGHPGFAPCTPAGIIELLKRSHIGIAGKECVVVGRSNIVGKPVAQLLLRENATVTICHSQTRHLAKICQRADILIVAIGKPRAINRDYVKPGAVVIDVGIHRDNTGKLCGDVDFNDVKEIVSAITPVPGGVGPMTISMLMKNCLMAAILHQLNRVS, translated from the coding sequence ATGGAACTCATTAATGGAAAAGCTATTGCCGCTGAGATTAAAGAGGAATTAAGGGCGCAACTGATTAGCAACTCATATAAGGTAACGCTTGCCGTTATTCTTATAGGAAATGACCCTGCCTCAGCGATTTATGTAAAGAATAAGCATCAGAGCTGCGAGGAGACGGGAATACGCTCTTTAGTGCTCTCCTTCCCCGAATCATTAACCCAGGCGGCACTGCTGGAACAAATCGATATGCTTAATCAGCGTGATGATGTCGATGGCATTCTGGTGCAGCTGCCGCTGCCGGAGGCCATCGATCAACAGGCGGTGATTCAGGCAATCAGGCCCGATAAAGATGTGGATGGTTTTCATCCGCAAAATATTGGCGCTTTGAGCACAGGGCATCCCGGATTTGCTCCCTGTACGCCTGCGGGTATTATCGAATTACTGAAGCGTAGCCATATCGGAATTGCTGGGAAAGAGTGTGTGGTGGTGGGGCGCAGCAACATTGTCGGTAAACCAGTCGCACAACTGCTGCTGCGTGAAAATGCCACCGTTACCATTTGTCATTCACAAACCCGGCATCTTGCGAAAATCTGTCAGCGTGCCGATATTTTAATTGTCGCCATAGGGAAGCCCCGCGCTATCAATCGGGATTATGTTAAACCCGGCGCTGTGGTCATTGATGTTGGAATTCATCGCGATAACACGGGAAAATTGTGCGGCGATGTTGATTTTAATGATGTTAAAGAAATAGTGAGCGCGATTACGCCGGTTCCAGGTGGTGTGGGACCGATGACTATCTCCATGTTAATGAAAAATTGCCTGATGGCGGCTATCCTGCATCAGCTGAACCGCGTGTCATGA
- a CDS encoding SDR family NAD(P)-dependent oxidoreductase: protein MDLNLKNRTAIITGGATGLGKAFVHALAREGVNICFTWMSEEENPQQLVESIRARSPVSIIAVKTDLADEQSRENLMASCIDNLGSADILVNNAGIWLSGYVSEISQQDWDRVMNVNLKAVFHLSQLFVNRCITSGRKGSILNITSQAAFHGSTTGHAHYAASKAGLVAFSISLAREVARQNINVNNIAVGIMDTAMIRKNLERDPDYYVSRIPVGRVSQPEEIADIGVFMISPKASYMTGATLDVTGGMLMR from the coding sequence ATGGATCTGAATCTGAAAAACCGTACGGCCATAATTACCGGCGGCGCGACCGGGCTGGGGAAAGCGTTTGTCCATGCTCTGGCTCGGGAAGGGGTCAATATCTGCTTTACCTGGATGAGTGAGGAGGAAAATCCGCAGCAGCTGGTGGAAAGTATCCGAGCCCGCTCCCCGGTTTCCATTATCGCGGTGAAAACCGATCTGGCCGATGAGCAAAGCCGTGAAAACCTGATGGCGAGCTGTATCGACAATCTGGGAAGCGCCGACATCCTGGTCAACAACGCCGGTATCTGGCTATCGGGCTACGTCAGTGAAATCAGCCAGCAGGATTGGGATCGGGTGATGAACGTCAATCTGAAGGCGGTATTTCATCTTAGCCAGCTGTTTGTGAATCGCTGTATTACGAGCGGTCGGAAGGGCAGCATCCTGAATATTACCTCGCAGGCCGCTTTCCACGGTTCAACCACCGGTCATGCCCACTATGCGGCGAGCAAAGCCGGGCTGGTGGCTTTTTCCATCTCGCTGGCGCGGGAAGTGGCCCGGCAAAACATTAATGTTAACAATATTGCGGTCGGCATTATGGATACCGCGATGATACGCAAAAACCTGGAGCGCGATCCTGATTATTACGTTAGCCGCATCCCCGTAGGGCGGGTATCTCAACCCGAAGAGATCGCCGATATCGGCGTATTTATGATATCGCCAAAGGCCAGCTATATGACCGGCGCGACCCTGGATGTGACCGGCGGAATGTTGATGCGCTAA
- a CDS encoding class I fructose-bisphosphate aldolase — translation MSKQRRLSRIFAKDGKSITLALDGYYFSTKTDGIDNTLRQLPSLVEQGLDCALVTYGMLKNFKDELNAVPIVLRVDGTVNIFDNTVPDTAQVFSVEDALKVGAEGVVCMTFPGAFNEEKTHNLAMRLAQAADAWNLPLIVESLPYGYPVTSDDSNNPVVIAAAARAAVELGADIIKTRFSGSAEDRMIVEASGVPVLALGGPKTGIDGYFTFVHHCMQMGAKGVAVGRNITQDPHPAKVVAGLNAIIHQGATPQDAYSLYMAK, via the coding sequence ATGTCTAAACAACGTCGCCTTTCTCGCATTTTTGCAAAAGATGGTAAATCCATTACCCTGGCTTTGGATGGATACTACTTTTCTACCAAAACTGATGGTATTGATAATACGCTTCGCCAGCTTCCTTCTCTGGTCGAACAGGGGCTGGATTGCGCCCTGGTAACCTATGGGATGCTTAAAAATTTTAAGGATGAACTTAATGCTGTTCCCATTGTGTTGCGCGTTGATGGAACCGTGAATATTTTTGATAACACCGTCCCCGATACCGCTCAGGTTTTTTCCGTTGAAGATGCGCTAAAGGTGGGGGCAGAAGGAGTGGTATGTATGACCTTCCCCGGCGCCTTCAACGAAGAGAAAACCCACAATCTGGCCATGCGCCTGGCGCAGGCGGCCGATGCCTGGAATCTGCCTCTGATCGTTGAATCACTGCCTTACGGCTACCCGGTAACGTCCGATGACTCAAACAATCCAGTTGTGATTGCCGCCGCGGCGCGCGCGGCGGTGGAGCTGGGTGCGGACATTATCAAAACCCGGTTCAGCGGCAGTGCGGAGGACAGAATGATTGTAGAAGCCTCCGGCGTGCCGGTGCTGGCGCTGGGCGGCCCCAAAACCGGGATCGACGGTTACTTTACGTTCGTTCATCACTGTATGCAGATGGGGGCGAAGGGCGTTGCGGTTGGGCGCAACATCACTCAGGACCCTCATCCGGCGAAGGTGGTCGCCGGTCTGAATGCGATTATTCATCAAGGCGCCACGCCGCAGGATGCATACAGCCTTTATATGGCTAAATAA
- a CDS encoding PTS galactitol transporter subunit IIC: MDIINSIISLGASVMMPVIFFIIALCFGVKITTAFKAGMLVGIGFEGVGLVIGLLLTNLGPASQAMVERIGLQLTVVDTGWPTASTIGWGSPLMLPVVIGFIAINLVMLLLKLTKTVNIDIFNYWIFLIMGSVVYAGTHNYWLAVGITFAIFILTLLAADLTAPYLQKNYNLKGISFPHLTCITYVPFGIICNYIIDKIPLINKINFDPESINKKFGVLGEPLTLGFVLGLLLALLAGYGVSDAVSLAIKVSAAMLLLPKMIEILVQGLLIVRDAAEAKLKAKFPGRDFYIGMDTALLIGEPSVLATGLLLIPAAVALSIILPGNRVLPFVDLASLMFLLAMVTPFCKRNMFRMFITGMLIVTCILYVGTDISAEYTQAAVNSSIPVPEGMSEITNLVGGATTPVGWLAVKIGELFSAAP; this comes from the coding sequence ATGGATATTATTAACAGCATTATTAGCCTGGGGGCATCGGTAATGATGCCGGTAATATTTTTTATTATTGCTCTGTGTTTTGGAGTAAAAATCACAACGGCGTTTAAGGCCGGTATGCTGGTCGGGATCGGCTTCGAAGGGGTGGGGTTGGTCATTGGACTGCTGTTGACCAACCTTGGCCCGGCATCACAGGCTATGGTGGAGCGTATTGGTTTGCAGCTGACTGTAGTCGATACTGGCTGGCCTACGGCCTCCACCATTGGCTGGGGCTCGCCGCTGATGCTGCCGGTGGTTATCGGTTTTATTGCGATCAACCTGGTGATGCTGCTGCTTAAGCTGACGAAAACTGTTAATATCGATATTTTTAATTACTGGATTTTTCTTATTATGGGATCGGTGGTGTATGCTGGTACCCATAATTACTGGCTGGCAGTGGGGATCACCTTTGCTATCTTTATCTTAACGCTGCTGGCAGCAGATCTGACGGCGCCTTATTTACAGAAGAACTATAACTTAAAGGGGATTTCATTTCCCCATCTTACCTGTATAACCTACGTACCTTTCGGTATTATTTGTAATTATATTATCGATAAGATTCCGCTTATCAATAAGATTAACTTTGACCCGGAGAGTATCAATAAAAAGTTTGGCGTATTAGGCGAGCCGCTGACGTTGGGATTTGTTCTGGGACTGCTGCTGGCGTTACTGGCCGGTTACGGTGTCTCCGATGCGGTTTCTCTGGCGATTAAGGTGTCTGCCGCAATGTTACTGTTGCCTAAGATGATCGAAATTCTGGTGCAGGGGCTGCTTATTGTCCGTGACGCAGCCGAAGCAAAGCTGAAGGCCAAATTTCCGGGGCGGGATTTCTATATTGGTATGGATACGGCGTTGCTTATCGGCGAGCCTTCGGTGCTGGCAACTGGATTACTGCTGATTCCTGCGGCGGTTGCGCTATCGATTATCCTGCCGGGAAACCGGGTATTGCCCTTTGTCGACCTTGCCTCGCTGATGTTCCTGTTGGCCATGGTCACGCCGTTCTGTAAGCGCAATATGTTCAGGATGTTTATCACCGGCATGCTGATTGTGACCTGTATTCTGTACGTCGGTACCGATATCTCGGCGGAATATACTCAGGCGGCTGTGAACTCCAGCATACCCGTTCCGGAAGGGATGTCTGAAATCACCAACCTGGTCGGTGGTGCTACCACGCCAGTGGGCTGGCTGGCGGTGAAAATCGGCGAGCTGTTTAGCGCGGCGCCGTAA
- a CDS encoding 2-hydroxyacid dehydrogenase, giving the protein MKCLAIADLFINHTMMEDGLRLLRASGIEVVVREWHHPSVEKLQEDNLRIEQEGAEAVALPDELLQGAEDAGILITQFAPVNAAVLQALPQLKYIGVLRGGTENVNDEIARARGIEILNTPGRNARSVAEFTVGMILAEMRNIARSHDALRDRFWRIDNPNQSAIPELGSKVVGLVGFGHIAQLVARFLEGFGCEIIFYDRYVSDHERYRRVDELDDLVRQADVVSLHARLTEETHHLINAHHFRLMKNSAIIVNTARSGLINEGDMIAALQAGDIMGAALDTFDDEPFPDDSAFYSLNNVTITPHIAGSTIDAFSHSPKLFSEILLNKLS; this is encoded by the coding sequence ATGAAATGTCTTGCGATAGCCGATCTGTTTATTAATCATACGATGATGGAGGACGGACTTCGTCTGCTCCGCGCCAGTGGCATCGAGGTGGTGGTGCGCGAATGGCATCATCCGTCTGTTGAAAAGCTACAGGAGGATAACCTGCGGATAGAGCAGGAGGGCGCCGAAGCCGTGGCGCTGCCCGACGAACTGCTCCAGGGGGCAGAAGACGCCGGGATCCTGATTACCCAGTTCGCGCCCGTGAATGCTGCGGTACTACAGGCGCTGCCGCAGCTTAAATATATTGGGGTGCTACGAGGCGGCACGGAAAATGTCAATGACGAAATCGCCCGGGCCAGGGGCATTGAAATCCTCAATACGCCGGGGCGTAATGCCCGTAGCGTGGCGGAGTTCACCGTAGGTATGATTCTGGCGGAGATGCGCAATATCGCCCGTTCCCATGATGCGCTACGCGATCGTTTCTGGCGCATTGATAATCCAAACCAGAGCGCGATTCCGGAACTGGGCAGCAAGGTGGTTGGTCTGGTCGGATTCGGGCATATCGCTCAGTTAGTGGCCCGTTTTCTGGAAGGGTTTGGCTGCGAAATTATCTTCTATGACAGATATGTTTCAGACCATGAGCGTTACAGGCGGGTGGATGAACTGGACGATCTGGTGCGTCAGGCGGATGTGGTCTCCTTGCATGCGCGCTTAACGGAAGAGACGCATCATCTGATCAACGCTCACCATTTTCGGCTCATGAAAAACAGCGCCATTATTGTTAATACGGCGCGTTCAGGGTTGATTAATGAAGGCGATATGATTGCCGCGCTGCAGGCTGGTGATATCATGGGGGCGGCGCTTGATACCTTCGATGATGAACCCTTTCCTGACGATAGTGCCTTTTATTCGCTGAATAACGTTACGATAACGCCGCATATTGCCGGAAGCACCATCGACGCATTCAGTCATTCGCCGAAATTATTCTCTGAGATATTACTCAATAAGCTCAGTTAA
- a CDS encoding alanine/glycine:cation symporter family protein — MNTLIYFVGQVNDLLWNTLLIFLLCGVGIYYTIALGFVQLRYFKSGCRCLFGNISLFGKRADKKGMSSFQAVTTAIAGQVGTGNLAGPATAILAGGPGAIFWMWVSSFLGMATIYAEAILGQKFRTTDKEGQVVGGPAWYIENGLHCKWLAVIFAVLVILALGFIGNMVQSNSIASAFHGSLHIPLWVCGLILAALTGFVIIGGIGSIASFAEKIVPIKAVFYLLGTLFILIYNYQYIIPAFKAIFIAAFNPQAVLGGGVGIAIQEAMRFGIARGLFSNEAGMGSTPHAHALAKVERQEEQGFIAMMGVFVVAVIVTLTALAIITSGLSMWDHSGRKVASFMSVYSGMQGIELTQMAYNYVYGWFGSLFISFALLFFAFSTIIGWYYYGEINIRYLFGSKKAVRIYQAIVIVFIFCASLFKVDLVWSMADMFNGLMVLPNLIALIILSPIVIRLTRALKSVSENKNEISS, encoded by the coding sequence ATGAATACCTTGATTTATTTCGTTGGGCAGGTTAATGACTTATTATGGAATACATTATTGATATTCCTGCTTTGCGGTGTTGGGATATATTACACAATAGCATTGGGTTTTGTTCAACTCCGTTATTTTAAAAGCGGTTGTCGATGCCTGTTTGGCAACATCTCATTATTTGGAAAACGTGCTGATAAAAAAGGTATGAGTTCTTTTCAGGCAGTAACGACGGCAATTGCCGGGCAGGTTGGTACCGGTAACCTGGCCGGACCCGCGACAGCTATTCTTGCTGGTGGGCCTGGTGCTATTTTTTGGATGTGGGTCTCCTCATTTCTTGGTATGGCGACTATTTATGCTGAGGCAATACTGGGGCAAAAGTTCCGTACTACAGATAAAGAAGGGCAAGTCGTTGGTGGTCCAGCCTGGTATATTGAAAATGGATTGCATTGCAAATGGTTAGCCGTTATTTTTGCCGTACTTGTCATTTTGGCACTTGGCTTTATTGGTAATATGGTTCAATCTAACTCGATTGCTTCGGCATTTCATGGTTCGCTGCATATACCATTATGGGTTTGCGGGTTAATATTGGCAGCATTAACGGGGTTCGTCATTATTGGCGGCATAGGGAGTATTGCTTCCTTTGCAGAGAAAATCGTCCCAATCAAGGCTGTTTTTTATCTGCTGGGGACGTTATTTATATTAATTTATAATTACCAGTATATTATTCCGGCCTTTAAGGCGATTTTTATCGCGGCATTTAACCCTCAGGCTGTCCTTGGCGGCGGCGTTGGTATCGCGATTCAGGAAGCGATGCGCTTTGGTATCGCCCGTGGGCTTTTCTCTAATGAAGCAGGTATGGGGTCAACGCCACATGCCCATGCCCTGGCCAAAGTGGAGCGTCAGGAAGAGCAAGGGTTTATCGCCATGATGGGGGTTTTTGTTGTCGCCGTTATCGTTACTCTCACCGCGCTGGCGATTATTACCTCAGGACTGAGTATGTGGGATCATAGCGGTCGAAAAGTCGCATCGTTTATGTCGGTATATTCAGGGATGCAAGGTATAGAGCTTACCCAGATGGCTTACAATTATGTATATGGGTGGTTTGGTAGTTTATTTATATCCTTTGCGTTACTTTTTTTCGCTTTTTCAACCATCATTGGCTGGTACTATTATGGAGAGATTAACATTCGTTATCTTTTTGGGAGTAAAAAAGCCGTAAGAATTTATCAGGCCATTGTTATTGTTTTTATATTTTGCGCTTCGTTATTTAAAGTTGACCTTGTCTGGAGTATGGCGGATATGTTTAATGGCTTGATGGTGCTGCCGAATTTAATTGCCCTGATAATATTATCGCCCATAGTTATTCGCTTGACCAGGGCGCTGAAATCAGTATCGGAAAATAAAAATGAAATATCATCATGA
- a CDS encoding glycerol-3-phosphate responsive antiterminator, producing MQLNNTIIPSVRKYKYFEKALASQSDYILLSEANIGNLQSLIGRCHQSGKKALVHLELLGGFKPDQPGVSLLKSYYRVDGVISSNLSALRYAQKEGLLTIFRVLLIDSRSLDQSLDVIKHNPPNAIEILPAEYACQCLELISRNLKGFDVQFIAGGFVKRSYLVEKIFHAGFSGITTSESGLWKEKGVHGYER from the coding sequence ATGCAGTTAAATAACACCATTATACCTTCAGTAAGAAAATATAAATATTTCGAAAAAGCGCTTGCCAGTCAGTCAGATTATATTCTGCTATCTGAAGCCAATATCGGTAATTTACAGTCACTGATTGGTCGCTGCCATCAAAGTGGCAAAAAGGCGCTGGTTCATCTTGAACTGTTGGGCGGGTTTAAACCCGATCAGCCTGGCGTCAGCCTTCTGAAATCTTACTACAGGGTGGATGGTGTTATTTCTTCTAATCTTTCCGCACTCAGGTATGCGCAGAAAGAAGGGCTATTAACGATTTTCAGGGTGTTATTAATTGACTCCCGCTCGCTCGATCAGTCGCTGGACGTAATTAAACACAATCCGCCCAATGCCATTGAAATATTGCCTGCGGAATATGCCTGTCAGTGTCTGGAATTGATCAGCCGAAACCTCAAAGGCTTTGATGTGCAGTTTATTGCAGGTGGCTTTGTGAAACGCAGCTACCTGGTAGAAAAAATATTCCATGCCGGATTCAGCGGAATAACGACCAGTGAATCTGGCCTGTGGAAAGAAAAAGGAGTCCACGGTTATGAAAGATGA